From Desulfonispora thiosulfatigenes DSM 11270, one genomic window encodes:
- a CDS encoding stage V sporulation protein D, which translates to MKKRIGFVFLCTAVLISLLVIRVFWVQFIQGEELQGKAINNRLRDIEVKAKRGVIYDSNGSPLAISVSTGSIYAVPAQLKDKDKLEETATKLSEILEMDKNKVEEKLKKNVAFEWIKRRVPDEKIKELKELKLKGVSFVEENQRYYPKGKLAAHVLGFAGIDNQGLNGLELSYDSVLRGVSGKIMIEYDALNREIPNALHQYVMPRDGHSLYLTIDETIQYIVERELDNVIKLKQAKAAAIIVMDIKTGSILAMANRPVFDPNNYADFDNSSWRNFAISDAYEPGSTFKPVTAAAVLEEKVVKKNDRFYCPGYIKVGKDKIKCWKHQGHGSQDFVEGVQNSCNPVFVSSGLKLGKEDFYKYLLGFEFGKKTGIELPGEATGILVPKSRAKDIDLGSMSMGQANAVTPIQLVRAISAIANDGWLMKPRLVKEIRDYEGKLIKKIEPEPIQQVISKETSDELKEILESVVSEGTGSNAKIEGYKIAGKTGTAQKILPGGGYSRSEYIASFTGFAPANDPQIACLVVVDSPKGVYFGGQVAAPVFQGIVRDTLRYLNVPAEITKEEKKEEKVIIPDIKSLKMNAAIDKLKKAGLKYQKQGEGEEILLTLPPVGTQVNKGSNVLIYTKDKSSNMVVVPDLKDTTIREASSILSKLELKIAAQGSGLASLQEPLPGTKVEKGTTVTIRFTPLNQENVEETMGP; encoded by the coding sequence ATGAAAAAAAGAATTGGATTTGTTTTTTTGTGTACGGCTGTTTTAATCTCTTTATTAGTCATTAGAGTGTTTTGGGTTCAATTTATCCAAGGAGAAGAATTACAAGGTAAGGCAATCAATAATCGACTAAGAGATATCGAGGTAAAGGCTAAAAGAGGAGTTATTTATGATAGTAATGGGAGCCCCCTAGCTATTAGTGTCAGTACAGGTTCAATTTATGCTGTTCCTGCTCAACTTAAAGATAAAGATAAACTAGAAGAGACAGCAACTAAATTATCTGAAATACTAGAAATGGATAAAAACAAGGTAGAAGAAAAGTTAAAAAAAAATGTAGCATTTGAATGGATTAAAAGAAGAGTACCAGATGAAAAGATTAAAGAGTTAAAAGAACTTAAGCTTAAAGGTGTAAGTTTTGTTGAAGAAAACCAAAGATACTATCCCAAAGGTAAGCTAGCTGCTCATGTACTCGGTTTTGCTGGAATTGACAACCAAGGTTTGAATGGACTTGAGTTAAGTTATGATAGCGTACTTCGAGGGGTTTCAGGTAAGATCATGATTGAATATGATGCTTTAAATAGAGAAATACCAAATGCCCTGCACCAATATGTCATGCCACGAGATGGTCATAGTTTGTATTTAACGATAGATGAAACTATACAGTATATTGTGGAAAGGGAATTAGATAACGTTATAAAACTTAAACAAGCCAAAGCAGCAGCTATCATTGTGATGGATATTAAGACAGGTTCGATTCTAGCTATGGCAAATAGACCCGTATTTGACCCTAATAATTATGCTGATTTTGACAATAGTTCATGGCGAAATTTTGCAATTTCAGATGCTTATGAGCCAGGATCAACTTTTAAACCGGTAACAGCTGCTGCTGTACTAGAAGAAAAAGTAGTTAAGAAGAATGATAGATTTTATTGCCCTGGATACATAAAAGTAGGTAAAGATAAAATTAAGTGTTGGAAGCATCAAGGACATGGAAGTCAGGACTTTGTTGAAGGAGTACAAAATTCTTGCAATCCAGTTTTTGTTAGTTCAGGTCTTAAATTAGGAAAAGAAGACTTTTATAAATATTTACTAGGATTTGAATTTGGTAAAAAAACAGGAATTGAATTACCAGGTGAAGCTACTGGAATTTTAGTGCCTAAATCTAGAGCTAAGGACATTGATTTAGGTAGTATGTCCATGGGTCAGGCAAATGCAGTTACACCTATTCAGTTAGTAAGGGCAATCTCTGCAATAGCTAATGATGGTTGGCTTATGAAACCTCGTTTAGTTAAAGAGATCAGAGATTATGAAGGAAAACTTATAAAGAAAATTGAACCTGAACCAATACAGCAAGTTATTTCAAAAGAAACATCTGATGAATTAAAAGAAATTTTAGAATCAGTTGTTAGTGAAGGTACAGGTAGTAATGCAAAAATAGAAGGTTATAAAATCGCAGGTAAAACTGGAACGGCTCAAAAAATATTACCAGGTGGGGGATATTCTAGAAGTGAATATATTGCTTCATTTACTGGATTTGCTCCTGCAAATGATCCACAAATAGCATGCTTAGTAGTTGTCGATTCACCAAAAGGTGTATATTTTGGTGGTCAGGTGGCAGCACCAGTGTTTCAGGGTATAGTAAGAGATACACTACGTTATTTAAATGTTCCTGCAGAAATAACAAAGGAAGAGAAAAAAGAAGAAAAGGTTATAATACCTGATATTAAAAGTTTAAAAATGAATGCAGCTATTGATAAATTAAAAAAAGCAGGCTTGAAATATCAGAAACAAGGGGAAGGTGAAGAAATATTACTTACCTTGCCTCCAGTTGGTACGCAAGTAAATAAGGGTAGTAATGTTTTAATTTATACTAAAGATAAATCATCAAACATGGTGGTAGTACCTGATTTAAAAGACACAACAATACGAGAAGCAAGTTCTATATTATCTAAGTTAGAATTAAAAATAGCAGCTCAAGGTAGCGGATTAGCTTCTCTCCAAGAACCTCTTCCAGGTACGAAAGTGGAAAAGGGAACTACAGTAACGATAAGGTTCACACCACTTAATCAAGAAAACGTAGAGGAAACTATGGGCCCATGA
- a CDS encoding septum formation initiator family protein gives MANKKAVGTNYVPEYEVHPKTRNHKAPKKKNKKNKSKIWLVKVTPHVSLISIFFLVCFSFVAQNVWLNGLGHDVTNLKQEIEDLKENNEKLKLNIASLTSLEKVEQSAAKIGMIYPDTNNYIYVEKNNKKEIENNMKFPTNINEEEGFIKNVQSFISNSFNKVD, from the coding sequence ATGGCTAATAAAAAAGCAGTGGGTACAAATTATGTACCTGAGTATGAGGTACATCCTAAAACAAGAAATCATAAAGCACCAAAAAAGAAAAATAAAAAGAATAAAAGTAAAATATGGTTAGTAAAAGTAACACCGCATGTTAGTTTAATTTCTATATTTTTTCTAGTTTGTTTTAGTTTTGTGGCTCAAAATGTTTGGTTAAATGGATTAGGTCATGATGTTACAAATTTAAAACAAGAAATAGAAGATTTAAAAGAAAATAATGAAAAATTGAAATTAAATATTGCTTCTTTAACTTCTTTAGAAAAAGTTGAACAATCAGCAGCAAAAATTGGAATGATTTATCCTGATACAAACAACTATATTTATGTAGAAAAAAATAATAAAAAAGAAATTGAGAATAATATGAAGTTTCCTACAAATATAAATGAAGAAGAAGGCTTTATTAAAAATGTTCAAAGTTTTATTTCCAATAGTTTTAATAAGGTTGATTAA
- the rsmH gene encoding 16S rRNA (cytosine(1402)-N(4))-methyltransferase RsmH — MNFEHIPVLLKESINLMDPKPGEKFVDCTLGGGGHSKHFLEKIIPGGHLIALDQDINAINAAKIYLKEYENNVTYVNTNYENVREVINKISPLGVDGIFFDIGVSSHQLDEGERGFSYNIDAPLDMRMDQTNEFTAKELVNTYTEEKLHNIINLYGEERWAKRIAEFIVAERSTSPIETTGQLVDVIKKAIPKKARLNGPHPAKRTFQAIRIEVNRELEVLEKTIEKAVQALNKGGRIGIITFHSLEDRIVKEKFKYLSLDCVCAKELPICMCDKKREIKVLTRKPISASEEEENINHRARSAKLRVAVKL; from the coding sequence ATGAATTTTGAACATATACCAGTTCTTTTAAAAGAATCAATTAATTTAATGGATCCAAAACCAGGGGAAAAGTTCGTAGACTGTACATTAGGAGGAGGAGGTCATAGTAAACATTTTTTAGAAAAAATAATACCTGGTGGACATTTAATTGCATTAGACCAGGATATAAATGCAATCAATGCTGCTAAAATATATTTAAAAGAATACGAAAACAATGTGACTTATGTAAATACAAATTATGAGAATGTGCGAGAAGTAATAAATAAAATATCTCCGTTAGGTGTAGATGGGATATTTTTTGATATTGGTGTGTCCTCTCATCAATTAGATGAAGGTGAAAGAGGATTTAGTTATAATATAGATGCACCACTTGATATGAGGATGGATCAGACAAATGAGTTTACTGCAAAGGAACTAGTTAATACCTACACAGAAGAAAAGTTACATAATATTATTAACCTTTATGGTGAAGAACGCTGGGCAAAAAGAATAGCAGAATTTATTGTCGCAGAACGAAGTACAAGTCCTATTGAAACAACGGGACAGTTGGTAGATGTAATAAAAAAAGCAATACCCAAAAAGGCTAGATTAAACGGACCACACCCAGCAAAAAGAACATTTCAAGCAATTAGAATTGAAGTTAACCGTGAATTAGAGGTATTAGAAAAGACAATAGAAAAAGCAGTACAAGCTTTAAACAAGGGTGGAAGAATTGGAATTATAACATTTCATTCTTTAGAAGACCGGATAGTAAAAGAAAAGTTTAAGTATTTAAGCTTAGATTGCGTTTGTGCAAAAGAGTTACCAATATGTATGTGTGATAAAAAACGCGAGATAAAGGTATTAACACGCAAACCAATTTCTGCTAGTGAAGAAGAAGAAAACATAAATCATAGAGCAAGAAGTGCAAAACTCAGGGTAGCAGTTAAATTATAG
- the mraZ gene encoding division/cell wall cluster transcriptional repressor MraZ: protein MFIGEFQHTIDDKGRLIMPAKYREALGDDFVITKGLEGCLFVYPQSEWSKLETKLRSLPFTKKDARAFARFFFSGAVEGLLDKQGRVLLPLNLRTYADLKKNVVIAGISSRIEIWSKENWDNYINDTEDSYEELAEKMIEFDIEL, encoded by the coding sequence ATGTTTATAGGTGAATTTCAACATACTATAGATGATAAAGGTCGCCTAATTATGCCAGCAAAGTACAGAGAAGCTTTGGGGGATGATTTTGTTATCACAAAAGGCTTAGAAGGATGTCTTTTTGTTTATCCTCAAAGTGAATGGAGTAAGTTAGAAACTAAATTAAGAAGTTTACCTTTTACAAAGAAAGATGCACGTGCATTTGCCAGATTTTTTTTCTCAGGTGCTGTAGAGGGTTTATTAGATAAGCAAGGAAGAGTTCTGTTGCCTTTAAATCTACGGACATATGCAGACTTAAAGAAAAATGTTGTGATTGCAGGGATTTCGAGTAGGATAGAAATCTGGAGTAAGGAAAATTGGGATAATTATATAAATGATACTGAAGACTCATATGAAGAATTAGCTGAGAAAATGATTGAATTTGATATTGAGTTATAA
- a CDS encoding COG2426 family protein: protein MEFSLNEWKVLLLSTVPLGELRVSIPYGIYIGLSPIKTFLLACIGNFLPIIPLLLLLNPISDIINKVPKINNYYQKFLMKTRKKSGNVEKYGAIGLLLFVAVPLPGTGIYSGAVVAFLLGIRFWYALISLTLGMVTAGIAITLASTGAKQLSSLIYDFEYIIAGLFILSIAIWFIKKKRN, encoded by the coding sequence GTGGAGTTTTCTTTAAACGAATGGAAGGTTTTACTTTTATCAACTGTTCCACTTGGGGAACTAAGGGTATCAATTCCATATGGTATCTATATAGGATTATCACCCATAAAGACGTTTCTTCTGGCCTGTATTGGAAATTTCTTACCTATAATACCATTGTTATTATTATTAAATCCTATAAGTGATATAATAAATAAAGTGCCGAAAATAAATAATTACTATCAAAAGTTTCTAATGAAAACTAGGAAAAAAAGTGGGAATGTCGAAAAGTATGGTGCAATAGGTTTATTGCTTTTTGTTGCTGTACCTTTACCAGGAACAGGGATATATTCTGGTGCAGTGGTTGCGTTTTTATTAGGAATAAGATTTTGGTATGCTTTAATTTCACTTACTCTTGGAATGGTTACTGCAGGTATTGCTATAACATTAGCTAGTACAGGGGCAAAGCAATTATCTTCTCTAATTTATGATTTTGAATATATAATAGCTGGTTTGTTTATTTTAAGTATAGCTATTTGGTTTATAAAGAAAAAAAGAAATTAA
- a CDS encoding ATP-binding protein has translation MNECELRIRELHNCFPRLREISEEISKLSMQRIKVGLYEKNYSKAKIIDEQMNQLLEEKTLILKANSISLDIYEPKWNCSTCKDKGYVRPGVLCDCYKQEHFDQLFFKSGIKGNMQVQTFDNFKLSYYKDPIAMSKKIERCKDFVRKIVAKEGQNNLFFTGDVGRGKTHLSVAIANLAMNQRKTVIYKRIDDLLDIIREYKYQRDGGSLECNKQLEYLKEVDLLVIDDLGTESLTPFAETQIRMLIEDRNILDKPWIINSNLSIKNLQVKYGARITDRIIEKADIFYFESEMSIRELKRSRQISEKK, from the coding sequence ATTAATGAATGTGAATTAAGAATAAGAGAGCTACATAATTGCTTTCCCCGTTTAAGAGAAATTAGTGAAGAAATAAGTAAGTTAAGTATGCAAAGGATTAAAGTAGGACTCTATGAAAAGAACTATTCTAAGGCTAAGATTATAGATGAACAAATGAATCAATTATTAGAAGAAAAGACTCTAATACTCAAAGCAAATTCAATTTCTCTTGATATTTATGAACCAAAATGGAATTGTTCTACGTGTAAAGATAAGGGCTATGTAAGACCAGGAGTTTTATGTGATTGTTATAAACAAGAACATTTTGATCAATTGTTTTTTAAAAGCGGAATTAAAGGTAATATGCAAGTGCAAACCTTTGATAATTTTAAACTATCATATTATAAAGATCCGATAGCAATGAGTAAAAAAATAGAAAGATGCAAAGACTTCGTGAGAAAAATAGTTGCAAAAGAGGGTCAAAATAACTTGTTTTTCACAGGGGACGTAGGTAGGGGTAAAACTCACCTTTCTGTAGCTATTGCAAATTTAGCTATGAATCAAAGAAAAACGGTTATATATAAAAGAATAGATGATTTACTTGATATAATCAGGGAGTATAAGTATCAGCGTGATGGAGGTAGTTTAGAGTGTAACAAGCAATTAGAATATTTAAAAGAAGTAGATTTATTAGTTATAGATGATTTAGGAACAGAAAGTTTAACTCCATTTGCTGAAACTCAAATAAGAATGTTAATAGAAGACAGAAATATTCTAGACAAACCTTGGATTATAAATAGTAATTTGAGTATCAAAAATTTACAAGTTAAATATGGAGCTAGAATAACTGATCGTATTATTGAAAAGGCCGATATATTTTATTTTGAATCCGAAATGAGTATTAGAGAATTAAAAAGAAGTAGACAAATTTCAGAGAAAAAATAG
- a CDS encoding DnaD domain-containing protein encodes MGKQNFTSWFLENGIIGIPKNLIGLMEPLGLTFEDIGKISYILYCGCNQVKKEDSYAILAVNSLKNKGLINWYPDANKVDFSPMYDLISSKLGVESSFIEQEDPQLESRGKDLSYSELIKNTEKKLARFLSAKEKMDIQKVVQRYNWSNELVYEIFVFYQLNLRKNYAFLFFAQMVFGAKVEDKESLKRFIENLNYTSYKVSEIKKRLGQRNNPTEVEKECYLKWSNEWKFSHEMVLRAVEQTIYASDPSFKYIDSILENWYKEGIMNTDKLIESQKEREQQKQNKKYEKKNIKENQPKENQNVIRDLDYLVE; translated from the coding sequence ATGGGTAAGCAAAACTTTACATCTTGGTTTTTAGAAAATGGTATCATCGGGATACCCAAAAACCTAATTGGTCTAATGGAACCCTTAGGATTGACTTTTGAGGATATAGGTAAAATTTCCTATATCCTTTATTGTGGGTGTAATCAAGTAAAAAAAGAGGATTCATATGCAATTTTAGCTGTAAATTCTTTGAAAAATAAGGGTTTAATTAATTGGTATCCAGATGCTAATAAGGTTGATTTTTCACCTATGTATGATTTAATTAGTAGTAAATTAGGAGTTGAGTCAAGTTTTATTGAACAAGAAGATCCTCAGCTTGAAAGTAGGGGAAAGGACTTAAGCTATTCAGAATTAATTAAAAACACAGAAAAAAAGTTAGCTCGTTTTTTATCAGCAAAGGAAAAAATGGATATACAAAAAGTAGTGCAAAGATATAATTGGTCAAATGAATTAGTTTATGAAATATTTGTTTTTTATCAATTAAATCTGCGCAAAAATTATGCTTTTTTATTTTTTGCACAAATGGTCTTTGGGGCAAAAGTAGAAGATAAAGAAAGTTTAAAGAGATTTATTGAAAATTTAAACTATACATCGTACAAGGTATCTGAAATTAAAAAACGTTTAGGTCAACGTAACAATCCAACTGAAGTAGAAAAAGAATGTTATTTAAAATGGTCAAATGAATGGAAATTTTCACATGAAATGGTTTTAAGAGCTGTCGAACAAACCATATATGCAAGTGACCCTTCCTTCAAATATATAGATTCTATTTTAGAAAATTGGTATAAAGAAGGAATTATGAATACGGACAAACTAATAGAAAGTCAAAAAGAAAGAGAACAACAAAAACAAAATAAAAAGTACGAAAAGAAAAATATTAAAGAAAATCAGCCTAAAGAAAACCAAAATGTAATCAGAGATTTAGATTATCTTGTTGAATAG
- a CDS encoding tryptophan transporter produces the protein MKIKEIVQVSLLLGIGMILHLIIPGYGAGMKPDLLLSMLFIIIFMKKDFKLSMLAGVVAGLLCMLTTQFPGGQLPNLIDKIATAFLVYILVKLFFGRIPDLIGIGIIGAIGTLFSGSVFLITALALVGIPAPFGILFTTVVVPATILNTIGIVILYPIVRFSSGIVEKSKPIDVLKKA, from the coding sequence ATGAAGATTAAGGAAATAGTACAAGTGAGCCTATTATTAGGTATTGGAATGATTTTGCATTTAATTATTCCAGGGTATGGTGCAGGGATGAAGCCTGACCTTTTATTAAGTATGTTATTTATTATTATTTTCATGAAAAAAGACTTTAAATTAAGCATGTTAGCAGGAGTGGTAGCAGGATTACTATGTATGTTGACTACTCAATTTCCAGGTGGTCAATTACCCAATCTAATTGATAAGATAGCTACAGCATTTTTAGTCTATATTTTAGTAAAACTGTTTTTTGGTAGAATTCCTGACTTAATTGGCATAGGAATAATTGGTGCAATAGGAACTTTATTTAGTGGTAGCGTATTTTTAATAACAGCCTTAGCTCTAGTTGGAATACCAGCCCCTTTCGGTATACTATTTACCACAGTAGTTGTACCCGCTACAATATTAAATACAATTGGTATCGTAATATTATATCCTATTGTTAGATTTAGTAGTGGTATAGTAGAAAAATCCAAGCCTATAGATGTTTTAAAGAAAGCTTAA
- a CDS encoding YlbF family regulator, producing MSVYDLANKLATGLTKSDEYKRYQEAVVKVKGNEKNEQILSDLRSKQMEIQNMQMMGQSVPLEKIQDLENLSQKLVDYDEVAEFLEAEFYFGQMIGDIQSTITQAVEFWTPPEK from the coding sequence ATGAGTGTTTATGATTTAGCAAATAAGTTAGCAACTGGATTAACAAAATCTGATGAGTATAAACGTTATCAAGAAGCAGTAGTAAAAGTAAAGGGTAATGAGAAAAACGAACAAATTCTATCAGATTTAAGAAGTAAACAAATGGAAATACAAAATATGCAAATGATGGGTCAATCAGTTCCGTTAGAAAAAATTCAAGATTTAGAAAATTTGTCCCAAAAGTTAGTAGATTATGATGAAGTAGCGGAGTTTTTAGAAGCTGAATTTTATTTTGGACAAATGATTGGGGACATTCAATCAACCATAACTCAAGCAGTTGAATTCTGGACACCTCCAGAAAAATAA
- a CDS encoding histidinol-phosphatase HisJ family protein, which translates to MLVDLHVHAIGHDDRKHNLDNLIPYLEKAKTMNIKEIGFADHDRYFDILNLNLYEDLQKLYPEIKINVGLEVDYFPDKIFEITKIINKFDFDYIIGSVHYIDEWMFDSDKQKQGFLEKDIDEVYKQYLSRIVGAAQTGLFPLIGHLDLIKIFGFKPTKNISETFLEAIKLIQKTGVVIELNTNGWYKPVNELYPSEELIKLCFNYNIPITLSSDAHQAEHVGRDVDKALNLAKKCGYKKIATFANKKVNFVNI; encoded by the coding sequence ATGTTAGTTGATTTACATGTGCATGCTATAGGTCATGATGACCGAAAACATAATTTAGACAATCTGATACCTTATCTTGAAAAGGCTAAAACAATGAATATAAAAGAAATTGGTTTTGCTGATCACGATAGATATTTTGATATTCTTAATTTAAATCTTTATGAAGATTTACAAAAACTATACCCAGAGATTAAAATAAATGTTGGATTAGAAGTGGATTACTTTCCGGATAAAATATTCGAAATCACAAAAATAATAAATAAATTCGATTTTGATTATATTATTGGATCAGTGCATTATATTGATGAATGGATGTTTGACTCAGATAAACAAAAACAGGGTTTTTTAGAAAAGGATATTGATGAAGTTTATAAACAGTATTTAAGTCGTATTGTGGGAGCTGCACAAACTGGTCTTTTTCCACTAATTGGCCATTTAGATTTAATTAAAATATTTGGCTTTAAACCTACTAAAAATATAAGTGAGACTTTTTTAGAGGCTATTAAACTTATTCAAAAAACAGGTGTTGTGATTGAATTAAACACAAATGGTTGGTACAAACCTGTTAATGAATTATATCCTAGTGAAGAATTAATAAAACTATGTTTTAATTACAATATACCGATAACTTTATCTTCTGATGCTCACCAGGCTGAACATGTGGGAAGGGATGTAGACAAAGCACTTAATCTTGCAAAAAAATGCGGTTATAAAAAAATAGCTACATTCGCCAATAAAAAAGTTAACTTTGTTAATATTTAA